TCCTAAAATTGGTCCAATGCATGGAGTCCAACCTGTTGCAAATGCCAATCCAAAAAGAAATGACATTGGATAACTTGCTTTTGTTCTGTTTGGAAGAAATTTTTTTTCAAAATTTAGATTTTTAAGCTTAGTAGATAACAACATGAACACACCAAACGCAATTATTATGATTCCACCTATGTGATTGAATCCGGCAAGAATGTTTCCAGCTGTGCTAGATAAAACACTGTTTAAAATCACGCCAATAACAGAAAAGACAACTGAAAATCCAAGAACAAAAAAAATCGTATTAAGCATAATGTTTATTCGGCTTGCAACAATGTTGACAGTTCCATTATTTCTTTGAAGATCAGTCAACGTAGTTCCAGAAATATATGCCAAAAATGCAGGTATCATAGGTAGTATACATGGAGCAAGAAACGAACCAAGACCCGCTAATGCCGCTATACCTATTCCAATGTCTGCCATGACTTAATTTTGCTGTTTTATTATTAATGCCTTCTTCCAAATCTGTACCAAATCGTCTTGATTTTATATAATTCCGAATTTTTTGCCAGCATATTCAAACACATCTATTGATTTTTCAATATTTTCTTCTGCAAGTAATGCTGTCACCGAAATTCTTATTCGAGCTGAACCTAGTGTCACTGTAGGATATCTGATTGGTTGCGCAAATATGCCATTGTCAAATAAATATTTGCCAAATTCCATTACTTTCTTTTCAGATCCTATTATGATCGGAATTATGTGACTAGACGAATTGAAAGCATATCCAATGGAATCGAGTCCTTTTTGCATCATTTTGATATTTTTCCAGAGTTTCTTTCTATGTTTTTCACGTTTAGAAGAAAATCGTTCTAGTGCAAGTTCCACAAGAAAACTTGGTAATGCCGAAGTATAGATAAAAGGTCTAGATATATTTACGATAAGATCTCTTACTTCAGTTCTCGATGCAACATATCCACCAAAAGCTCCTAGACCCTTGCTTAGACTGCTGACATAGACATCGATCTTATTTGCAACACCAAAATGTTCGGCAGAACCTTTTCCATCATGACCTGTTACAAAATCTCCATGTGCATCATCTAAGACAAGTGTGGCATTGTTTTTACCTGCAATCTCTGAAATCTTCTTTAATTCTGCAAAATCACCATTCATGCTAAAGACACCTTCTGTAACTATGAACTTGCGATCTGCTTTTTGCCGAATCTTTTTCTCTAGATCGGCAATATCATTATGCCTGTAAACGACGATTCTTGCCCCAGAGAGCCTGCATGCATCAATTATGCTTGCATGGTTCAACTCATCACTGAGAACTAGAGCTCCTTTTTGTGTAAGTGGTGGTATTGAACCAAGATTAGCCATGTATCCTGTGGGAAATATGAGTGCAGATTCTTTGGATTTATGACGTGCAAGTTTTTTCTCTAACATGCTAAAGGATATGTCATTTCCTGCTACCAGTCGTGAACTTGATTGCAATTGCATGTTTGGAATTTTATCATTACCTAGTCCAAGATAATCATTTGAACAAAGATTGACAAGTTTTTTTTTCTTAAATAATATGTATTGCCCCTGCACACGATTGTCTTGTAGTTTTCTGTAAAGATTCCTTGTTTTTATTTTTTCAAGGGTTTCATTTACAAAATTAAATTTATGTGTCAAGACCTATTCTTGAAATCATCTGCATGTCTTCATAAGCTGTGTTTCCACCAATAGTTAGATATCCTCCAGTTATGATTCCGTTTGCGCCTCCAAGAAGAGCTTTTTCTTGTTCGGTTGCAAGATGAACTTCTCGACCACCTGCTATCTTTAGTATTGTTTTTGGCATTAAAAATCTAAACACAGCTATTGTGCGTAATATTTCTGAAAGTGGTAATTTTGTTTGAAGCTCAAGCGGAGTTCCATTTTGCGGAACTAGAATGTTAATTGGACATTCTTCTGGACTTAGATCTGCTAAGTCAAGACCAAGTTCTAATCTTTGTATTCTGGTTTCACCCATGCCAATAATTCCACCGCAACAAAGCTCAAGACCTGTTTTTTTGATAATTTTGTTTGTATCAATTCTTTCTTGATAAGTGTGAGTAGTACATATCTTTGAAAAAAAGCTTCTTGCTGCCTCTAAATTATGATTGTATCTTTTTACATGAAGCTCTTTAAGACGCATAGCCATATCTTCATTAATGAATCCAAGTGAACAATTTACTTCTATTCCAACCTCAGAGTTTACCTTTTTAATTATTTCACAGATTTGCTCAAAATCCTTTTCAGACGGTCCTCGCCATGCACAAACAAGGCAGAAACTTTTAACTCCGTTATCTTTTGCAATTTTTGCATTTTCCATTATGGTTTCTGCCGGCAATAGCTTGTATGTGTCAATACCAGTTTTATAAAATCCTGATTGGGAACAAAAAGAACAATCTTCAGGACAGGTACCCTTTTTTGCATTAATTAATGTCTCTACATCTATTACGTTCCCATTAAATTTTCTTGTAATTTCATTTGCTGCATCTGATAAGAATTTCAATGAGTCTTCTGAAACATTGATAAGTGATGCAGCTTCGTCTGCATTAATTTTTTGATTAGATAGAATTTTTTGTTTGCATTGTAAAATGAATATCTGTTCTGAATTCATAGTCAGTGTTTTTCTGATTCCATTAATAAGATTATTGTAATTGTAAACCTAAAAAATATAGATGGTTTACGCTTTTTTCATCGTTATTAGTCTGTACAAGGAATCAATTGATCATAGTAGGGCAAATGTGTCCTTGTGATGCATTGTATCTTTGTCCGCATTTATTACATATTGCCAACTCTGAATTCGATTTGGTACAGTTATGACTTTCATTTGTTTGCAGTATTTTTTTACATATTGGACATGAACGGATCTGCGGCATTGGTTAAGATCTATCTCATAAATGACAACACATCACGTTAAAGTGTATCTGAATGAAAACAATTACTGCGTCATGCTTAATTATTTCCTCATTGCATGTTTTGCATGGCTTCTAAAAGACGATCAAAAAAAGCAAAGAGACGAGCTAAGCCTGCGCCAACACGCAAACAAATGATCACAGTGCATGCAGCTCTAAACAGAGCTAGAAGAGCACATGATATGGCAAGGCGAGAAGGAAACAGACTGAAATTGTCTGTTGCAGTACGCAACCGCAGAATAAGGGAGCTCGAAATGAAACTTAGACGAGCGCGAAGGAGATAGTTTTCTCAAACATCCTTCGTGACTTTTTTTATAGTATCCATAGTACCATCAAGTAAGAAATCCAATTCTTTTTCAGATATTGCAAGTGGTGGTACAAGCATTATGATATGACCCAACGTTCGCAAGTAAATTTTATGTTTTTTAGCTTCCAAGAAAATTTTTTGATGTATTTTTTTATCTGGATTAATTGGAGTTTTTTTATTTTTATTACTTACAAGTTCAATTGCCATAAGCATGCCTTTGTGTCTCACATCTCCTACAATACTCAAATTAGAAATCTCATTAATTCGTTTTTCAAATTGTTTTGACTTAATTTTATTTTTTGAAATTAGATGATTTTTATCATATAATTCAAGATTTGTAATGGCCGTGGCACATGCAAGAGGATTCCCAGTAAAAGTATGACCATGAAAGAAATGCTTCATTTCCTTGTAATTCCCTAGATACGAATCGTATATTTTCTGATTTGTTAAAGTGACTGCAAGTGGCAAATATCCTCCGGTGAGCATTTTTCCATAGGTGACTATATCTGGAATGCTTTTTTGAGTGTGATATTCTATAAATGAACCCAGTCTTCCAAAACCAGTTGCAATCTCATCTAAAATAAAAAGAACATCATATTTTTTACATAACTGACTTATTTTTTTCTGGAATTCAGGTGGATAAATTATTACTCCGCCTGCAACCTGCGCTCCACTTTCCATTACAAATGCTGCAAGATCTTTATTTTTTACAAATATTTTTTCTATTTTTTCAAGACAATGTTCTTGATATTCTTTAAACATAAATGTTTCTGGCATTCTATATTTATGCGGTGTTGGTGTTTTAATTACAGGAAATAATATGTTTTTAAATTTGGAAAAAAAGGTTGGAACATAACCAATTGACATTGCACCAACAGTGTCTCCATGGTATCCATTTTCTAACGTGACAAATTTTATTTTGTTTTTATGTCCAATATTTTGCCAATATTGAATTGCCATTTTGATTGCAATTTCCATTGCAGTTGAACCATCATCAGAGTAAAACACTTTGCTCATTCCAGGAGAAATCCTGACAAGTTTTTCAGCAAGTAACTCTGCTTGATCATTTGTAAGATTAAACAATGATGAATGTTGCAGTTTTTTTGTTTGTTTTATCATTGCATTAACTAATTCTTTTTTAGAATGCCCCCACACATTACACCACATGCTTGCTACTCCATCAAGAAGTTTGTTTCCCTCTGAATCTACTAGCCACATACCATTACCTTTTGTTATGACATCAAATTTTTTCCATTCATTCATCTGTGTATATGGATGCCACACAAAATCTTTGGAATTCAATCAGTAAAAATTCTAACTTTGGCAATAATAATGGTACGGTGAATTATTAAGGATCAGAGATAATTGTCCTATGTGAAGGCCTATTTTATAACAGGCACAGATACTGGGGTTGGAAAAACCTCAATTATTGCTGGTCTTGCCGGTTCCATGCATAAGATAGGCATAGATGTGGGGGTAATGAAACCAATTGCCACTGGATATCAAAACAAAACAGGTTTCAAATCATCTGATGTTGCTAAACTTGTTGAGGCTACTTCCATAAAAGATCCTGAAAATCTAATAAATCCTGTATTTCTTCCACTTCCAACTTCGCCTTATGACGCAACAAAACTTTTAGAATTGTCTGTTGACATGCCTTTAATTTTTGTACAATTTAAAAAATTGTTATCAATGCATGAAGTATTATTAGTTGAAGGAATTGGGGGAATTATGACACCCATTGCAAAAAATCTCTTTGTAGCTGATATGATAAAAGAAATGGGTATAGAGACCATTATTGTAACAAGATCAACAATTGGTACATTAAATCATACTATAATGACGTGTAAAATGTGTAAGGATTATGGAATTAAGATCCGTGGTCTTGTCATAAATAACTTTGATGAGAAAGGAACACCTGCAGAAAAAAATTCACCAGCATCACTTTATGAACTTACCAATATCCCAATTTTAGGTACAATTCCTTTTATCCGAGATTTGAATAATACTACAAAGTTAGTTGAACATGTTGAAAAAAATATCGATATAAAATCTCTTATATCTTAAAAATTTTAAGTTTTGATTGTTTTCTATTTGAGGTAAACCAAATAATGTCATTTATAATATTCATAAATGGTTCTTTGTCACTGTTATCAATCTTGTAGGTTTTCACTTCTAATGGAAATTCATTTTCGAGAACAAACCATATATTTTCTTTATGTGGTTGAATTTTTGTTAATTCTGTAACTCTTTTCTTTATTGATACCGGATCATTTGTTTTTAGAAATGATATTACAAGAGCGTTTTCTGGTACTGAGGAAAGAGTTGAGATATCCGGAATTACAATATCTACATCTATTGAGGAAAATATGATTTTTCTTTGGCTGGGAATTAATGCTACTGTTAGTAGATAATGAATTAGTGCCTCTGCAAAAGAAATTATTTTTTCAGATCTTTTCCCTTCTATTTTTTCAAGAATAGGCATGCATTCATTACATAATGCATTTATTGTCTGCGGGCTATCGCCTTGTGCAATATCTGATACTATTTTATGTTCTTGATAATTTCTGATGGAATCGTATAATATTTCTTTAATTTCCATAATAGAACTTTATCTGAAATGTAATAAGAATAAATATTTTGTTGATATTTCTTTTAATATAGAAATAATCCTGTTTCTAACTGTGATATTTTTTGACTTTGAAGATATTTTTTAGCAACGATTTTACGCCACTAAAATGGGTTAATTAATTTTCTTGTTAAGTTTAAGAATCACTTTGAATTTAACAATTAAAATATTATCAGTAAAATCTAATTATAACTCAGAGATTTACCTGATTATCTTCTTTCCTTTTGTATTTTGATTTTCTGCTTCTAATAATTTTAATAAATCATAGTTCATTTTTTCAACATAGGCTCTTAATCGATTAATCATCTCTTGTTCATTTTTGGCATGCAATTTCTTTTCAATTATATTATATAATTCTGTGATATCTTCAGCTGTTGAAAAATACTGATCAATTATTTCTCGTTTCATGCCAGTACTTTCAATGACTTGTAACATTTCATCTACTGAACGGTGCATATGATCATCAAACATATAATCATTGAAATAATTAAATTATTAGCAAATTTTGGAACTTGCCCATGAATAATCAAATAAGGTACGTATTGAATCAGTTAGAGATTTCGAGTTTGACCATATTGCAAATACATTATCTGAATTATGTGTAGCATTTCTTAAAAATAATATCGCTTCATTATCATCTTTTATAATAAAGCACCTATTGCCTGTTTTTTCTACAGACATTAATCTAATCTTTTTCTTGTCAAATCGAGCAAGAAAATTAGGTAAAGCTGTTGAAGGAGAAAGAATTATTCTTACATCTGTTAAAGAATCTGAAATCGTTTCGAAAATATCTGCATAATGAAATCTTGCAATATCTTTTTCACTTCCTAATATGGTAATTCTCTTCTCTGCATTTTTTATCATACTTTTAATCTTTGAATAAATCGGAGCAGCTCCTTCCAGCATCTGTAATCTTTCATTTTCTATCTCATTTGTTTCAACTGTATATGCAGGTATTTTCTTCCATAATTCTGTAAGATTATCTTCCTCTTTTGCAAGTGTGTTTATTTTTTCTTTTTCAGTATTAATTAAAGAAGAGATTGCTTGTTCAAATGGTAGTGGGACATATTTGGTTGGAGATGAAAATTTAGCAGTTATGATCCCTTTACCTTCTAATGCATGTAGAATTTGATACGCTTCTGTTCTTATTATATTAAGAGATTTGGAAACTTCAGGTCCAGACTTTGGTCCATGTTTTCCAAGAAATATGAAAACTTTGGCTTGATTTGATGTTAATCCATATTTTAAAAGCTCATTTTTTATTTTTTCTAATCTCATTTGGTGTTCTTGTAGATTAGAATCATCATCAGCAGATGCAAAAACTCCAATCTGAATATTATTATCTATTAATTTCATATTTTAGCCTCCTTGATCACTTCTTTTTTCATTTTATTAGATTCGTTTAGTTTTGCAACATGTGATCTCAAACGGTTAATCATCTCTTGCTCTCTCTCATAATGTATTCTATTTTCAATAACGTGATACAATTCCGATGTGGCTTCATCAGTTGTAAATATTTTATTAAGCATATTTCTTTTAATGCCAACACTTTCAATTAGATTCCACATTTCAAATACTGATGTAGCTTTTTGATCATTAGACAATGTGAATTTCTGTTTGTTATTTACAATTAATTTTTCTTTATTTACAATTGGTTCTTCTTTATTTACAATTAATTCTTCTTTATTTAATTGAGGCATATCTGGTCTCTTGAGTACTGTTTGAGATATGGTTGATAGGGTAGGCCCTCTTGCATTTGTTTGGTCTTTCATTAATTTATTGTAGCTTGGTTTATTAGAAACTCTGATAGTTGCACCAGATTGTGTCCATGGGAATATTCTTTCTAGGACAGTAGTATGCTCATTATGGTATCCTATCTGTTCCATATGTCATTGCACCTGAAATTTTGCATTATTACATTGTTTTAGTGTAATGTGAACCAATTTCACTCAAATTATGTCTATAGAGTTATAAAAATACCAACTACCAAAAATGGAAATGACTTTGACGCAAAATGCAGTAAAATGAAATCATATGGTATTTTTCTATGATGCAAAGATTATAGTGATAATTTCCTTGTTTTGTAATTAGCATAGATGTTAATTATTTATAAATCTATAAAATCATAATTGTATAAAATGTTTCAATATTATTCCTATGATTAATATTGATTAGAATTTTTTGTGGATGATAAAAATGATTTCTAGATTATATAAAAAAAGATTTAACATAGAGTTGGTTTGTATTATGATTCTTACAGTGAACTAGAATATGTCTTACGGATTTTAAATTAACACATGTTACTTATTATTAACAAATTGTAATATATCAAAAATAAACGGATTTAAATTATATTTTAATATATGATGTTACATGATCAGATTTGAATCCGCTTATGTTAACATATGAATTGTACCGTGAAGAATTTAGATGATATTTTCTTAATGGCGATAATAATTATTTTTTACAAAATCATTGACAGTTATAAATTTAGTTTTACATATTAAACCAAAATTAAATTTTAGTTAATTTTTTTAGCACCATATTTTTCATATCTGATTTTATGTTATCTGTGTTTTATTCTTCTATAATTGATCAACAATGAATATGTCTGTGTATGTACTAAACTTGTACAGACTCTGAATAGGAAAGTTTAATTAATTTTTTATTGCAGTTAATAGTTCAACATATGTCAATTCCAGAACAGAAAGCATTTGGTCAATTCTCGTCTTCTATAACTCAAAGACCGCTCAGTTTAGATCCTGTAAAAGTCATATTACATTCTCAAGAAGATACATTTGGTGAAAAACATCCTATAGAGTTTAATGAAAAAGGAGATATTATCATAAAACAATCAGGCATGTATCTCGCTATTGTTGGTTTGCAAATTGGCAAGATAATAGGCGACAAACCGCGTTGGATAGATTTTTGGCTGAGATTAAATGGTGTTGATGTACGTAACTCTAATGTTAGAGCAGTGATATCTGATCCTGCAGTAAAAGATGTAATCGTTAACCAATCGGTTGTACGTCTAAGAAAAGGTGATGCACTGAATATAATGATGTCAGCAGAGGTAGCAGATGAAGGATTGGGTATAGAATCAATTCGTCCAGAAGGTGAACCACTAATACCTAGCATAATTTTGACAATTTTACAACTGCAATGATTTTCTCATAATTTAAGGAATTTTAATTATTTTAATGAGTACATGATTTATTTAAACCATAAAAAATGATTGTCATTGAAAGCTTTTAATTTCTGAGTTTGACACCTCTCTTAAATTGATTTAGTTTGTAATACGAGGTCACAAATACTTGAATCATCTTTTCTCAACGATAATAATGAATCTACTTGCAAATATGTGATGTAAAGTGGAAATGATAAGTTTCTTTTATATCGCTATTTTTTCTACTGACTTCACAAACTCTTCATCTTTCATTTTTTCAACATATGCTCTCAAACGCCTAATCATCTCTTGTTCCCTTTCGCGATGAATTTTTTTCTCAGTAAATTGATATAATTCAGATATGGCCATGTGTGATTTTTGTCGTAATAATGAGAATCGTCCAGTATTTCCATATTTTGGATGAATAAAATAAAAGGTTGATCCTTTGTTCAATTTGCTTTCAACCCATATCTTTCCACCAAGAGATTCTATAATGCCTGTACATAGAAATAATCCTAAGCCCAGTCCATGATGTCTTCTTCTGTAAGATGAATCCTCTTGGACCAATTTTTCAAATATTTTTTCCTGCATTTTTTTAGGTATTCCTTTTCCATTATCTATTACAAAAAATGTGACTTGCTCACTCTCTTCCTTCACACCTATCTTAATAATGCCGTTATTCTTTGGCACAAAATCGATTGAATTAAGAATAAGATTAGTTATGATTTGTTCTAATCTATATGGGTCTGTTCTAAGCAATGTTTTTTCTTTAACTAGACTTACAATGTTGATATTTTTTTCATCTGTAACAGGTTTTAGTTTTCCTATGATTCTTTGAACCAATTTATCTGCATCAATATCTTCAAATAAAAATAACATTGTTCCATAAATCAATTTATTGGTATCAAGTATATCGTCTATTTCATTCCTCAATCTTGCTGCATTAGCTGATACAACATTTAATGCTTGTAATTGTTCATGATTTAATTTTCCTACTATTTTTGGATTTGTTAGAACTTGGCACCATCCTGTTATCAGAGTTAATGGAGTTTTCAATTCATGTGAGAATAACGCAAGAAGTTCTTCTCTAAACCTGTCTAGATTATTCATAAAAATACTCTTTACGTGATCCCCGGTTTAGGTGAAAATTGGTTTTGTTTCTCAATCTCTAATATTTCAGGTTTTGTTTCTATTGGAATAGTAAAATAAAATAAAGTTCCCTTGCCAGTATCGCTATCAAGCCATATTTTTCCACCTAGTGCTTCAACAATGCCTTTGCATATTGACAAACCAAGACCAGAACCCCCGTGTTTTCTAGTAGCAGAAGTATCCAACTGATAGAATTGTGTGAAAAGATGATGTTGTTTATCTTTTGGAATTCCCATGCCGTTATCCTTGACTGTGAATAGAACCTTGTCATCATTTCTTTCTGCTCTCATTTCAATTCTTCCTCCATTGGCAGGTACAAAGTCTACAGCATTAAGAATAAGATTGTTTAAAACCTGCTCCAACCTAGAGCGATCACCTTTTAATATTAAATTCTCCTTGGTTGAATTAATAAATTCAATATGCTTTGGTTCCATGGCAACAAGGAGATTCTTTGATAAGAAATCTAACATTTCAGTCACATTTACATCTTTGTGATCAAATTTCATTTTCTTCATGTCAAGTTTTTGGGCATCTAACATGTCAGTAACCAGATCTCTGAGTTTGGTTGCATTAGATAAGATTGCATCTATAGCCATTGATTGTGCATTATTAATTTGTCCCATTATCTTTGGATTCTTGAGTGCTTGACACCACCCCATTATTGGTGTGAGTGGAGTCTTTAGTTCATGGGAGATCATTGAGGTAAATTCTTCTTTTGCAATGTCTAATTTTTTGAGTTCATCATATTGTGCTCTTATCATATTTTCTTTTTCTATTAGTTTATTTCGTGTCTCATGAATTTCTGTTAAATCAGTTAAAACTACAGTTCTTCCAATAAGATTGCCATTCTCATCATACAAGCTGGTTCCATTTAACATCGCAGGAAAAACACTACCGTCTTTTCTTTTCATCCAGATATCTTTTTGTTCTACTTGTTCATTTTTTTTCCACGCTTCAAGATTTTCCCTTAAATCATCGATACTTCTTTCTGCAGTATGATCATAAAATGACTTTCCTATTGCCTCTTCTTTTGTATAACCAAGAGCCTTTGCATATGTTTCATTACAATCAGTTAGAACTCCTTCTGTTGTAATACTACGCAACAGACCTGGAGCTTTTTCATATAATGTCCTGTATTTTTGCTCCATTTGTGAAAGTAATCCATGTGATTTTTCAAGCTCCTCAAACTGGGATCGTATGCGAGCTTCGTCATGCTCAAGTTTTT
This genomic stretch from Nitrosopumilaceae archaeon harbors:
- a CDS encoding cytochrome c biogenesis protein CcdA encodes the protein MADIGIGIAALAGLGSFLAPCILPMIPAFLAYISGTTLTDLQRNNGTVNIVASRINIMLNTIFFVLGFSVVFSVIGVILNSVLSSTAGNILAGFNHIGGIIIIAFGVFMLLSTKLKNLNFEKKFLPNRTKASYPMSFLFGLAFATGWTPCIGPILGSILTLAATSPGHAFTLLLAYSLGLGIPFLLMGIFFSRFTRIIKAMSKHLKYYSIIMGAFIILLGFLVFTNQLAAIASFPLLNNLLLG
- a CDS encoding aminotransferase class I/II-fold pyridoxal phosphate-dependent enzyme; translated protein: MTHKFNFVNETLEKIKTRNLYRKLQDNRVQGQYILFKKKKLVNLCSNDYLGLGNDKIPNMQLQSSSRLVAGNDISFSMLEKKLARHKSKESALIFPTGYMANLGSIPPLTQKGALVLSDELNHASIIDACRLSGARIVVYRHNDIADLEKKIRQKADRKFIVTEGVFSMNGDFAELKKISEIAGKNNATLVLDDAHGDFVTGHDGKGSAEHFGVANKIDVYVSSLSKGLGAFGGYVASRTEVRDLIVNISRPFIYTSALPSFLVELALERFSSKREKHRKKLWKNIKMMQKGLDSIGYAFNSSSHIIPIIIGSEKKVMEFGKYLFDNGIFAQPIRYPTVTLGSARIRISVTALLAEENIEKSIDVFEYAGKKFGII
- the bioB gene encoding biotin synthase BioB, which codes for MNSEQIFILQCKQKILSNQKINADEAASLINVSEDSLKFLSDAANEITRKFNGNVIDVETLINAKKGTCPEDCSFCSQSGFYKTGIDTYKLLPAETIMENAKIAKDNGVKSFCLVCAWRGPSEKDFEQICEIIKKVNSEVGIEVNCSLGFINEDMAMRLKELHVKRYNHNLEAARSFFSKICTTHTYQERIDTNKIIKKTGLELCCGGIIGMGETRIQRLELGLDLADLSPEECPINILVPQNGTPLELQTKLPLSEILRTIAVFRFLMPKTILKIAGGREVHLATEQEKALLGGANGIITGGYLTIGGNTAYEDMQMISRIGLDT
- the bioA gene encoding adenosylmethionine--8-amino-7-oxononanoate transaminase — encoded protein: MNSKDFVWHPYTQMNEWKKFDVITKGNGMWLVDSEGNKLLDGVASMWCNVWGHSKKELVNAMIKQTKKLQHSSLFNLTNDQAELLAEKLVRISPGMSKVFYSDDGSTAMEIAIKMAIQYWQNIGHKNKIKFVTLENGYHGDTVGAMSIGYVPTFFSKFKNILFPVIKTPTPHKYRMPETFMFKEYQEHCLEKIEKIFVKNKDLAAFVMESGAQVAGGVIIYPPEFQKKISQLCKKYDVLFILDEIATGFGRLGSFIEYHTQKSIPDIVTYGKMLTGGYLPLAVTLTNQKIYDSYLGNYKEMKHFFHGHTFTGNPLACATAITNLELYDKNHLISKNKIKSKQFEKRINEISNLSIVGDVRHKGMLMAIELVSNKNKKTPINPDKKIHQKIFLEAKKHKIYLRTLGHIIMLVPPLAISEKELDFLLDGTMDTIKKVTKDV
- the bioD gene encoding dethiobiotin synthase, with product MKAYFITGTDTGVGKTSIIAGLAGSMHKIGIDVGVMKPIATGYQNKTGFKSSDVAKLVEATSIKDPENLINPVFLPLPTSPYDATKLLELSVDMPLIFVQFKKLLSMHEVLLVEGIGGIMTPIAKNLFVADMIKEMGIETIIVTRSTIGTLNHTIMTCKMCKDYGIKIRGLVINNFDEKGTPAEKNSPASLYELTNIPILGTIPFIRDLNNTTKLVEHVEKNIDIKSLIS
- a CDS encoding helix-turn-helix domain-containing protein, with the translated sequence MKLIDNNIQIGVFASADDDSNLQEHQMRLEKIKNELLKYGLTSNQAKVFIFLGKHGPKSGPEVSKSLNIIRTEAYQILHALEGKGIITAKFSSPTKYVPLPFEQAISSLINTEKEKINTLAKEEDNLTELWKKIPAYTVETNEIENERLQMLEGAAPIYSKIKSMIKNAEKRITILGSEKDIARFHYADIFETISDSLTDVRIILSPSTALPNFLARFDKKKIRLMSVEKTGNRCFIIKDDNEAILFLRNATHNSDNVFAIWSNSKSLTDSIRTLFDYSWASSKIC
- a CDS encoding HAMP domain-containing sensor histidine kinase; this encodes MNNLDRFREELLALFSHELKTPLTLITGWCQVLTNPKIVGKLNHEQLQALNVVSANAARLRNEIDDILDTNKLIYGTMLFLFEDIDADKLVQRIIGKLKPVTDEKNINIVSLVKEKTLLRTDPYRLEQIITNLILNSIDFVPKNNGIIKIGVKEESEQVTFFVIDNGKGIPKKMQEKIFEKLVQEDSSYRRRHHGLGLGLFLCTGIIESLGGKIWVESKLNKGSTFYFIHPKYGNTGRFSLLRQKSHMAISELYQFTEKKIHREREQEMIRRLRAYVEKMKDEEFVKSVEKIAI
- a CDS encoding PAS domain-containing sensor histidine kinase; translated protein: MNGKTHSKSNKRLDDLQIRSKSIGKGKINIIKSNGKTKENKKRHRQQLSQLQKSDNILTTVEQKYKNLYDSTPILLRTVTVNGIILDCNEAYAKALGYTKEEAIGKSIYDHTAERSIEAMKNNFKEWMSTKKITEAEIWAKRKDGSVFPTLLRGGSLYDEQGNLVGRTVALTDMTETYRAKKIFEENQKELHAQVNQLVRSNSRLKIAEQRYRTLYEKSPGLLRTISVDGIILDCNEAYARALGYTKEEAIGKSIFDHTAQISHKDMIDNVEIWKKTREISHLEIWMKRRDGSVFPVLMSGGTLYDENGNLSGRTVVLTDLTEIHETRKKLEHDEARIRSQFEELEKSHGLLSQMEQKYRTLYEKAPGLLRSITTEGVLTDCNETYAKALGYTKEEAIGKSFYDHTAERSIDDLRENLEAWKKNEQVEQKDIWMKRKDGSVFPAMLNGTSLYDENGNLIGRTVVLTDLTEIHETRNKLIEKENMIRAQYDELKKLDIAKEEFTSMISHELKTPLTPIMGWCQALKNPKIMGQINNAQSMAIDAILSNATKLRDLVTDMLDAQKLDMKKMKFDHKDVNVTEMLDFLSKNLLVAMEPKHIEFINSTKENLILKGDRSRLEQVLNNLILNAVDFVPANGGRIEMRAERNDDKVLFTVKDNGMGIPKDKQHHLFTQFYQLDTSATRKHGGSGLGLSICKGIVEALGGKIWLDSDTGKGTLFYFTIPIETKPEILEIEKQNQFSPKPGIT